A region from the Streptosporangium sp. NBC_01756 genome encodes:
- a CDS encoding ThiF family adenylyltransferase, whose amino-acid sequence MRPRLKPALRRVTRDERTLQFGLHPRHAVVLADLEPEVRHWIEGLDGMRHLPGVLAGAADAGIGEDRGKALLDLLVSRGVVDDAGTPPGPLRGLTMAEQDRLQPDLDVLSLSPGTTDGGLAALERRRDAQVRVYGAGRVGAQIVTLLAASGVGRLCVVDPGTARPRDVVPGGLSWADVGKSRQEGAVAAARAVAPSVNAWTGDRAAHIADGARRPELVILAPVEPLDGLLVEELITWKIPHLLVTAFEGCGTVGPMVLPGQSTCLQCLDLIRRDRDPGWPVVSARLGGFPAGEIACGTVMSSLVAAAAAGHALALVDGCTTSVTNGTIDILPDLRWRRRSWSVHPQCRCFRNDMGSLTMVASATCR is encoded by the coding sequence ATGAGACCACGTCTGAAGCCCGCCCTGCGCCGGGTCACGCGTGACGAGCGCACCCTGCAGTTCGGTCTGCACCCACGGCACGCGGTGGTGCTGGCCGATCTCGAACCCGAGGTCCGCCACTGGATCGAAGGGCTGGACGGCATGCGGCACCTTCCGGGGGTGCTGGCCGGCGCGGCCGACGCCGGGATCGGCGAGGACCGCGGCAAGGCCCTGCTCGACCTGCTGGTCAGCCGGGGTGTGGTGGACGACGCCGGGACACCGCCCGGCCCGCTGCGCGGACTCACCATGGCCGAGCAGGACCGGCTCCAACCGGATCTGGACGTGCTCTCCCTCTCCCCCGGCACGACGGACGGCGGCCTCGCGGCACTGGAGCGCAGGCGCGACGCCCAGGTTCGGGTGTACGGAGCGGGCCGGGTGGGCGCGCAGATCGTCACGCTGCTCGCCGCCTCCGGGGTCGGCAGGCTGTGCGTCGTCGATCCCGGTACGGCCCGGCCCCGAGATGTCGTTCCCGGTGGACTGAGCTGGGCGGATGTAGGGAAGAGCCGGCAGGAGGGGGCGGTGGCGGCGGCCAGGGCCGTGGCGCCCTCGGTCAACGCGTGGACCGGTGACCGTGCCGCCCACATCGCCGACGGCGCCCGCAGGCCCGAGCTGGTGATCCTCGCTCCGGTGGAGCCGCTGGACGGCCTGCTGGTCGAGGAGCTCATCACCTGGAAGATCCCGCATCTCCTGGTGACCGCCTTCGAGGGGTGCGGAACGGTCGGTCCGATGGTGCTGCCTGGGCAGAGCACCTGCCTGCAGTGTCTAGATTTGATTCGACGCGACCGCGACCCTGGCTGGCCGGTCGTCAGCGCCCGTCTTGGCGGCTTCCCCGCAGGCGAAATCGCCTGCGGGACGGTGATGTCATCGCTGGTGGCGGCGGCAGCGGCCGGTCACGCGCTTGCTCTGGTCGACGGATGCACGACAAGTGTGACCAACGGAACAATAGATATTTTGCCTGATCTGAGATGGAGGAGGCGATCTTGGAGTGTCCATCCTCAATGTCGTTGCTTCCGAAACGACATGGGTTCGCTAACAATGGTCGCGTCGGCTACCTGCCGCTGA
- a CDS encoding enoyl-CoA hydratase/isomerase family protein — protein MNELVVDRRDDGVVLLTLNRPDRRNSMTDGMTEQWRQTMAALHEDRGVRCVVVTGAGSAFCSGGDLSWLAERGAEGVPELRDRMLAFYRTWLAVADLEVPTIAAVNGAAVGAGLCLALACDLVYAAEEAKLLAPFTSLGLHPGMAATYLLPRVAGVGVAREMLLTGRTMLGAEAATAGLVTRAFPRESLMTEVLEIASRTAANAPIATRLTKVALAGGGHADLDAALRWESLAQPVTMTSHDMIEGLSAQRERRVPRFGNS, from the coding sequence ATGAACGAGCTCGTGGTTGACCGGCGGGACGACGGCGTCGTGCTGCTCACCCTGAACCGCCCGGATCGGCGCAACTCGATGACCGACGGGATGACAGAGCAGTGGCGGCAGACGATGGCCGCTCTGCACGAGGATCGTGGCGTGCGGTGCGTGGTGGTCACCGGGGCCGGGAGCGCGTTCTGTTCCGGCGGGGACCTGTCCTGGCTCGCCGAACGTGGCGCCGAAGGCGTGCCCGAGCTGCGTGACCGGATGCTCGCCTTCTACCGGACCTGGCTGGCGGTCGCCGACCTGGAGGTGCCGACCATCGCCGCGGTCAACGGCGCCGCCGTCGGAGCGGGACTGTGCCTCGCCCTCGCCTGCGACCTGGTCTACGCCGCCGAGGAGGCCAAGCTCCTGGCTCCCTTCACCTCGCTCGGCCTGCATCCCGGAATGGCCGCCACCTATCTGCTGCCCCGCGTCGCCGGAGTGGGGGTGGCCCGGGAGATGCTGCTCACCGGGCGGACGATGCTCGGCGCCGAGGCGGCGACGGCCGGGCTGGTCACCAGGGCCTTCCCTCGCGAGTCCCTGATGACCGAGGTGCTGGAGATCGCGTCCAGGACCGCCGCCAACGCGCCCATCGCCACCCGGCTCACCAAGGTCGCCCTCGCCGGTGGCGGGCACGCCGACCTCGACGCCGCGTTGCGCTGGGAGTCTCTCGCCCAGCCGGTGACCATGACCTCACACGACATGATCGAAGGACTGTCGGCACAGAGAGAACGGCGGGTCCCGCGATTCGGCAACTCCTGA
- a CDS encoding M48 metallopeptidase family protein, which translates to MPPETVEVRRSSRRRRTVSAYRDGEKTIVLLPAGLSRTDEEQWVRRMLDRLAAKEQRRRPSDDDLLERASELSVRYLDGRAMPASVRWVDNQQHRWGSCTPDHGTIRISTRLRGMPSWVVDYVIMHELVHLLVPSHGPRFWALVEHYPKAERARGFLEGFSMAAHGDAEEC; encoded by the coding sequence GTGCCCCCCGAGACAGTCGAGGTCCGTCGAAGTTCTCGTCGCCGGCGGACGGTTTCCGCGTACCGCGACGGCGAGAAAACGATCGTGCTGCTCCCCGCAGGATTGAGCCGCACCGATGAGGAGCAATGGGTGCGGCGGATGCTCGACCGGCTCGCGGCGAAGGAGCAGCGAAGACGCCCCTCCGACGACGACCTGCTGGAGCGGGCCAGCGAGCTGTCTGTGCGTTATCTCGACGGCAGAGCGATGCCGGCCAGTGTGCGGTGGGTGGACAACCAGCAGCACCGCTGGGGCTCGTGCACCCCTGACCACGGCACCATCAGGATCTCCACGAGGCTGCGCGGCATGCCCTCATGGGTGGTCGACTATGTGATCATGCATGAGCTCGTGCACCTGCTGGTGCCCAGCCACGGCCCCCGCTTCTGGGCATTGGTGGAACACTATCCCAAGGCAGAGCGGGCGCGAGGGTTCCTTGAGGGATTCTCCATGGCGGCCCACGGCGACGCGGAGGAATGTTGA
- a CDS encoding NAD-dependent epimerase/dehydratase family protein, with product MVPTSKRLRPPVVAVTGAASGIGRAFLVKVASSAAFRRVVAIDDQRGDVPDVTWRVLDVRDPLLANRISDIDVLVHLGGDYTLDADPAERRAYNLRAAQTVLTASAAARVRRVVLVTSAMVYGAAPDNAVPLPEDSPVAAEPDTGMVGDHLEIEALVRRSLRSHPGLEVTVVRPAAVVGPGVDSVITRHFESPRLLSVKSCSPRWQFCHVDDLVSALELAALGTVSGVVAVGSDGWLEQDQVEELSGLRRFELPAGLTFGTAQRLHRLGVTPAPATDLHYVVYPWVVDCAALREAGWKPLWSNEAAFKQLLELRAGRHTVVGRRLSGKEATITAAGATVAVLGTAAIVRVARKKRRV from the coding sequence CTGGTGCCTACCTCGAAACGCCTCCGGCCCCCGGTCGTCGCCGTCACCGGCGCGGCCTCGGGTATCGGCCGTGCATTCCTCGTGAAAGTCGCCTCGTCTGCGGCTTTCCGCAGAGTCGTGGCCATCGACGATCAGCGCGGCGATGTGCCCGACGTCACTTGGAGGGTTCTCGATGTCCGAGATCCGCTCTTGGCGAACCGGATCTCCGACATCGATGTCCTCGTTCACCTGGGAGGTGACTACACACTCGACGCCGACCCCGCAGAGCGGCGCGCCTACAACCTGCGCGCGGCCCAGACGGTGCTCACCGCCAGTGCCGCCGCCCGGGTCCGCCGCGTCGTGCTGGTCACCAGTGCCATGGTGTACGGCGCGGCGCCCGACAACGCCGTCCCGCTGCCCGAGGACTCTCCGGTGGCCGCCGAACCCGACACCGGAATGGTCGGTGACCACCTTGAGATCGAGGCGCTGGTCCGGCGTTCGCTGCGCAGCCATCCCGGCCTCGAGGTGACCGTGGTCCGCCCCGCCGCCGTGGTCGGCCCCGGCGTGGACAGCGTGATCACCCGTCACTTCGAGTCGCCCAGGCTGCTCAGCGTCAAGAGCTGCAGCCCCCGCTGGCAGTTCTGCCATGTGGACGACCTGGTCTCGGCGTTGGAGCTGGCCGCGCTCGGCACCGTCTCCGGGGTGGTGGCCGTCGGGAGCGACGGCTGGCTGGAGCAGGACCAGGTGGAGGAGCTCTCCGGGCTGCGCCGGTTCGAGCTGCCCGCCGGGCTGACCTTCGGCACCGCCCAGCGCCTGCACCGGCTGGGCGTCACCCCGGCCCCGGCCACCGACCTGCACTACGTCGTCTACCCGTGGGTGGTCGACTGCGCCGCGCTGCGCGAGGCCGGATGGAAGCCGTTGTGGAGCAACGAGGCCGCGTTCAAGCAGCTCCTGGAACTGCGCGCGGGCAGGCACACGGTCGTCGGCCGCCGGCTGTCCGGCAAGGAGGCGACGATCACCGCGGCCGGCGCGACCGTCGCGGTCCTCGGCACCGCCGCGATCGTCCGCGTCGCCCGCAAGAAACGACGGGTGTGA
- a CDS encoding ABC1 kinase family protein, with the protein MSDLPRRAVERSAKLAALPIGFAGRTALGLGKRIGGKPAEIVAQEIQQRTAEQIFKVLGELKGGAMKLGQALSIFEAALPSEVAGPYRATLTKLQDAAPPLPATTVHKVLVEQLGDDWRENFQSFEDRPAAAASIGQVHKAVWHDGRTVAVKIQYPGAGKALLSDFTQLARLGKLFSALLPGLDIKAVLGELRQRVSEELDYLREAEAQHAFALEFKDDPDFLIPDVIAANEQVLVSEWVDGTPLSRIISDGAKEERDRAGLLLVRFLFSSPARVGMLHADPHPGNFRIMEDGRLCVLDFGAVNRLPDGYPPAFGQLTRIFNNGDMANVVQGLRDEGFILPHIEIDMEALRAFLAPYVEPTSVEEFTFSREWLQRQAAQVTDLRPGNVVRQLNLPASYVLIHRVHAAGIGVLCQLGATARFREEVVRWVPGFAEDDAEDDEDLAS; encoded by the coding sequence GTGAGTGACCTTCCGCGCCGCGCCGTTGAGCGCTCCGCCAAACTGGCGGCCCTTCCAATCGGGTTCGCCGGCCGCACCGCCCTCGGGCTGGGAAAACGGATCGGTGGCAAGCCCGCAGAGATTGTCGCCCAGGAAATCCAGCAACGCACCGCCGAGCAGATCTTCAAGGTCCTGGGAGAGCTCAAGGGCGGAGCCATGAAGCTCGGCCAGGCGCTCTCCATCTTCGAGGCTGCTTTGCCCTCGGAGGTCGCCGGCCCCTACCGTGCGACGTTGACCAAACTGCAGGACGCCGCTCCACCACTGCCGGCCACGACCGTGCACAAGGTGCTCGTCGAGCAGTTGGGGGATGACTGGCGGGAAAACTTCCAGTCGTTCGAGGACAGGCCCGCCGCCGCCGCGTCGATCGGTCAGGTGCACAAGGCCGTCTGGCATGACGGCCGGACGGTCGCCGTCAAGATTCAGTATCCGGGGGCCGGCAAGGCGCTGCTGTCCGACTTCACCCAGTTGGCCAGGCTCGGCAAACTCTTCTCCGCGCTGCTGCCCGGCCTCGACATCAAGGCTGTGCTGGGTGAGCTGCGCCAGCGGGTGTCCGAGGAGCTCGACTATCTCCGGGAGGCCGAGGCCCAGCACGCCTTCGCGCTGGAGTTCAAGGACGACCCGGACTTCCTGATCCCGGACGTCATCGCCGCCAACGAGCAGGTGCTCGTCTCCGAATGGGTGGACGGCACCCCGCTTTCGCGGATCATCAGTGACGGTGCCAAGGAGGAGCGAGACCGCGCCGGCCTGCTTCTCGTCCGGTTTCTGTTCTCCTCTCCCGCGCGGGTGGGCATGCTCCACGCGGACCCCCATCCCGGAAACTTCCGGATCATGGAGGACGGGCGGCTCTGCGTGCTCGACTTCGGTGCCGTCAACCGGCTGCCCGACGGCTACCCACCGGCCTTCGGACAGCTCACCCGCATCTTCAACAACGGCGACATGGCGAACGTGGTCCAGGGCCTGCGCGACGAGGGTTTCATCCTCCCGCACATCGAGATCGACATGGAGGCGCTGCGGGCTTTCCTGGCCCCCTACGTCGAGCCGACCTCGGTGGAGGAGTTCACCTTCAGCCGGGAGTGGCTGCAGCGGCAGGCGGCCCAGGTCACCGATCTGCGCCCCGGCAACGTGGTGCGCCAGCTCAACCTGCCGGCCTCCTATGTGCTCATCCACCGGGTGCACGCGGCGGGCATAGGGGTGCTCTGCCAGCTCGGCGCCACCGCCCGCTTCCGCGAAGAGGTGGTCCGCTGGGTTCCCGGCTTCGCCGAGGATGACGCCGAGGATGACGAGGACCTCGCAAGCTGA
- a CDS encoding WhiB family transcriptional regulator, whose protein sequence is MGAQTVMDLIDEATIPCRTDPDLWFAESPEDVEFAKALCGGCPIQQACLARALEREEPWGVWGGELILRGAVVPRKRPRGRPRKTPLAA, encoded by the coding sequence ATGGGGGCCCAGACGGTCATGGACCTGATCGACGAAGCCACAATCCCCTGTCGTACCGACCCCGACCTCTGGTTCGCCGAGTCCCCGGAAGACGTGGAGTTCGCCAAGGCGCTCTGCGGGGGCTGCCCGATCCAGCAGGCCTGCCTGGCCCGCGCGCTCGAGCGCGAGGAGCCCTGGGGTGTCTGGGGCGGAGAGCTCATCCTTCGGGGAGCTGTCGTACCGCGGAAGCGTCCGCGCGGACGTCCCCGCAAGACCCCGCTCGCCGCCTGA
- a CDS encoding zinc-dependent metalloprotease: protein MTDLPGRENDPNENPFAMFGDPEQIAAAMRQFADMLSAPPSSGPVNWDMAKNIARHVVAAEGDPSVMEGERRQIVDALNLADLWLNEATALPSGVGSPQAWSRSEWIEKTVPVWQKLCDPIAARMVETMSGTLGAAGLPTEAQAMAGPLMGMMKQMGGMMVGQQIGQAIGSLAREVIGSSDIGLPLSDDAALLPGGIAAFSQGLETPGEEIRLYLALREAAHHRLFQHVPWLRAHLLGAVEEYARGITVDVSALEEQLRGLDINNPEQLQQALSGGNLLKPEETDRQKAALSRLETMLALVEGWVGTVVDGAAEGKLPSATALAETVRRRRATGGPAEQTFATLVGLELRPRRLREAAALWQALEADRGIDGRDAVWGHPDLMPTADDLDDPDGFVRGEPQFDLSGLEASLRESSAEDDGEDAGKDDGDGKDDRNDSA from the coding sequence GTGACTGACTTGCCAGGTCGGGAAAACGACCCCAACGAAAATCCGTTCGCCATGTTCGGCGACCCGGAGCAGATCGCGGCGGCGATGCGCCAGTTCGCCGACATGCTCTCCGCGCCACCGAGCTCCGGTCCCGTCAACTGGGACATGGCGAAGAACATCGCGCGGCATGTCGTGGCCGCCGAAGGTGATCCGAGCGTCATGGAAGGCGAGCGGCGTCAGATCGTGGACGCCCTCAATCTCGCCGACCTGTGGCTGAACGAGGCGACCGCGCTTCCGAGCGGGGTGGGCAGCCCGCAGGCGTGGAGCCGGTCGGAATGGATTGAGAAGACCGTTCCCGTCTGGCAGAAGCTCTGCGACCCGATCGCGGCCCGCATGGTCGAGACCATGAGCGGCACTCTCGGCGCCGCCGGCCTGCCCACCGAGGCCCAGGCCATGGCCGGGCCGCTGATGGGCATGATGAAGCAGATGGGCGGCATGATGGTCGGCCAGCAGATCGGCCAGGCCATCGGCTCGCTCGCCCGTGAGGTGATCGGTTCCTCCGACATCGGCCTTCCGCTGTCCGACGACGCGGCCCTGCTGCCCGGCGGCATCGCCGCGTTCAGCCAGGGGCTGGAGACGCCCGGCGAGGAGATCCGGCTCTATCTCGCCCTCCGCGAGGCGGCTCACCACCGGCTGTTCCAGCACGTGCCGTGGCTGCGCGCGCACCTGCTCGGCGCCGTGGAGGAGTATGCCCGGGGCATCACGGTGGACGTGTCCGCCCTGGAGGAGCAGCTGCGCGGGCTGGACATCAACAATCCCGAACAGCTCCAGCAGGCGCTGAGCGGCGGCAACCTCCTCAAGCCCGAGGAGACCGACCGGCAGAAAGCCGCCCTGAGCAGGCTGGAGACCATGCTCGCGCTGGTCGAGGGCTGGGTCGGCACGGTCGTGGACGGCGCCGCCGAGGGCAAGCTGCCCTCTGCCACCGCGCTGGCGGAGACGGTACGGCGCCGCAGGGCGACCGGCGGCCCCGCCGAGCAGACCTTCGCCACGCTCGTCGGACTCGAACTGCGTCCTCGCCGCCTGCGTGAGGCGGCGGCGCTGTGGCAGGCGCTGGAGGCCGACCGCGGGATCGACGGCCGGGACGCGGTCTGGGGCCACCCCGACCTGATGCCGACCGCCGACGACCTCGACGACCCCGACGGCTTCGTCCGGGGGGAGCCCCAGTTCGACCTGTCCGGCCTGGAGGCGTCCCTGCGGGAGTCCTCTGCCGAGGATGACGGCGAGGATGCCGGCAAGGACGACGGCGACGGCAAGGACGACAGGAACGACTCCGCGTGA
- a CDS encoding NUDIX hydrolase, which yields MSLRTHAQSVLTAWDAPTAQEELLRKEFLGHVETHEDAMWRACVPGHLTATTAVLSHDGERVLLTLHPKAGMWLPMGGHCEPDDVSLHAVALREATEESGISGLRLLPGPLALDRHRVWCHPPYSHHLDVEYGAVAPAGVEAVISDESLDLRWFPVEEIPELSDEATRRLARRARDLMHSL from the coding sequence GTGAGCCTGCGCACGCACGCACAGAGTGTGCTCACCGCCTGGGACGCGCCGACGGCGCAGGAGGAGCTCCTGCGCAAGGAGTTCCTGGGGCATGTGGAGACCCATGAGGACGCGATGTGGCGTGCCTGCGTACCGGGTCATCTGACGGCCACGACCGCGGTGCTCTCTCACGACGGCGAGCGGGTGCTGCTCACGCTGCACCCCAAGGCCGGGATGTGGCTGCCCATGGGAGGACACTGCGAGCCCGATGACGTCTCGCTCCATGCTGTGGCGCTGCGGGAGGCCACCGAGGAGTCCGGCATCTCCGGTCTGCGGCTGCTGCCCGGTCCGCTCGCCCTGGACCGCCATCGGGTGTGGTGTCACCCGCCGTACAGTCATCATCTGGACGTGGAGTACGGGGCCGTCGCCCCGGCCGGCGTCGAGGCCGTGATCAGTGACGAGTCGCTCGACCTGAGATGGTTCCCGGTGGAGGAGATCCCCGAGCTCTCCGACGAGGCGACCCGCCGTCTGGCACGTCGCGCACGGGACCTCATGCACTCTCTGTGA
- a CDS encoding endonuclease/exonuclease/phosphatase family protein has product MVTPFAAWAVARVGGLERGSLATQLMTGTPYVAAASLIPVLLAALTRNRVATGVALVTTAALGFSVLPRAFGSAEAASGTPLRVLTLNAFFGRADPEAVMELVRRLKPDVLSTQELTPGLVEKLDAAGLGELMPHRLLAAEWSARGSGLYAKYPLTPLENLFQPIGHNMPAALINLPGVKPVEFVDVHPYPPLGDQVREWTAALEAFPPAVPGRIRILAGDYNASLDHAAMRRFLSRGYVDSAERAGQGLTPTWPANKRVPPLITIDHVVVDQRVKVAGVSVHTVPGTDHRGVFADLRLPGA; this is encoded by the coding sequence GTGGTCACCCCGTTCGCCGCCTGGGCCGTGGCCAGGGTGGGCGGGCTGGAGCGGGGGTCGCTGGCCACCCAGCTCATGACCGGCACGCCGTACGTGGCGGCGGCCTCGCTCATCCCCGTGCTCCTGGCCGCGCTGACCCGCAACCGCGTTGCCACGGGGGTCGCGCTGGTCACCACCGCGGCACTCGGCTTCAGCGTCCTTCCACGGGCCTTCGGCTCCGCGGAGGCCGCCTCCGGGACGCCGCTGCGGGTGCTGACCCTCAACGCGTTCTTCGGCCGGGCCGACCCCGAGGCCGTGATGGAACTGGTCAGGCGACTGAAGCCGGATGTGCTGAGCACCCAGGAGCTGACTCCGGGGCTGGTGGAGAAGCTGGACGCGGCCGGGCTCGGGGAGCTGATGCCGCACCGGTTGCTGGCAGCGGAGTGGAGTGCGCGCGGCAGCGGCCTGTACGCCAAGTATCCGCTGACCCCGCTTGAGAACCTGTTCCAGCCGATCGGGCACAACATGCCCGCCGCCCTGATCAACCTTCCCGGCGTCAAACCCGTCGAGTTCGTCGATGTGCACCCCTACCCGCCGCTGGGCGATCAGGTTCGCGAGTGGACGGCGGCGCTGGAGGCCTTTCCCCCGGCGGTGCCCGGAAGGATCCGCATCCTCGCCGGTGACTACAACGCCAGCCTCGACCATGCCGCGATGCGCCGCTTCCTCAGCCGGGGATACGTGGACTCGGCCGAGCGGGCCGGTCAGGGACTCACGCCCACCTGGCCCGCCAACAAACGCGTTCCGCCGCTCATCACCATCGACCACGTGGTGGTGGACCAGCGGGTGAAGGTCGCCGGGGTCAGCGTCCACACCGTCCCCGGCACCGATCACCGGGGCGTCTTCGCCGACCTGCGTCTGCCCGGAGCCTGA
- a CDS encoding molybdenum cofactor biosynthesis protein MoaE — protein MDVIRLLGIRDSALSVDEVLDAVGDHAAGGTTIFIGTVRDQDHGKPVTRLSYSAHPGAEEELRRVAEKITADFPVTALAAVHRVGDLELGDIAVIVAVASPHRGEAFEASRRLIDDLKSEVPIWKNQHFADGSAEWVGACE, from the coding sequence GTGGACGTCATCCGGTTGCTCGGTATCCGCGACAGCGCACTCTCCGTCGACGAGGTGCTCGACGCCGTCGGCGACCATGCCGCGGGCGGTACGACGATCTTCATCGGCACCGTGCGGGACCAGGACCACGGCAAGCCCGTCACCCGGCTGTCCTACTCGGCCCATCCGGGCGCCGAGGAGGAGCTGCGCCGGGTCGCCGAGAAGATCACCGCGGACTTCCCGGTGACCGCACTGGCCGCAGTGCACCGGGTCGGAGACCTCGAACTCGGTGACATCGCGGTCATCGTGGCGGTCGCCAGTCCTCATCGTGGCGAGGCCTTCGAAGCCTCCCGGCGGCTGATCGACGACCTCAAGAGCGAGGTGCCGATCTGGAAGAACCAGCATTTCGCGGATGGTTCGGCCGAATGGGTCGGGGCTTGCGAGTGA
- a CDS encoding YlbL family protein — protein MSRRALTLMVAGFLTLLLGVVGAVLPVPYVVLSPGPTENTIGDVKGEPVISIEGRETYPTSGKLSLVTVAYQGGPGNRIDLFSALRGWVDPTVAVVPEETIFPPTSTAEEVDQQNIQEMTNSQDDATAAALSELKIPYTAVVSVASVQKGFPADGKFRAGDEIVSIDGVRVIDRETVSSAVRKHKAGQKVTFAVKRAGQSTTLTVPTRAAEDGTPIVGITMQIKYRFPFKVKINVGDVGGPSAGMMFSLGIMDKLTPGPMTGGKAIAGTGTITAEGEVGPIGGIQQKMVGARKAGATVFLTPADNCAEAARATPDGLKLIKVKTLHDAVQAIDVVRTGSGTAPGCSAG, from the coding sequence ATGTCCCGACGAGCGCTGACCCTGATGGTGGCCGGCTTCCTCACGCTCCTGCTCGGCGTCGTCGGCGCCGTGCTGCCCGTGCCGTACGTCGTCCTGAGCCCGGGGCCGACCGAGAACACCATCGGAGACGTCAAGGGCGAGCCGGTGATCAGCATCGAGGGGCGCGAGACCTACCCCACCTCGGGCAAGCTCAGCCTCGTGACCGTGGCCTACCAGGGTGGGCCGGGCAACAGGATCGATCTGTTCAGCGCGCTCAGGGGCTGGGTCGACCCGACCGTCGCCGTCGTGCCCGAAGAGACGATCTTCCCGCCGACGAGTACGGCGGAAGAGGTCGATCAGCAGAACATCCAGGAGATGACCAACTCCCAGGATGACGCGACCGCGGCCGCGCTCTCCGAGCTGAAGATCCCCTACACCGCCGTCGTGAGCGTCGCCTCCGTCCAGAAGGGCTTCCCGGCCGACGGAAAGTTCAGGGCCGGCGACGAGATCGTCTCGATCGACGGGGTGCGCGTGATCGATCGTGAGACCGTCTCCAGCGCCGTCCGCAAGCACAAGGCAGGCCAGAAGGTCACCTTCGCCGTCAAGCGGGCCGGCCAGAGCACCACCCTGACCGTGCCGACCAGGGCGGCCGAGGACGGCACGCCCATCGTGGGCATCACCATGCAGATCAAGTACAGGTTCCCGTTCAAGGTGAAGATCAACGTCGGTGACGTCGGCGGCCCGAGCGCGGGGATGATGTTCTCCCTCGGCATCATGGACAAGCTCACCCCGGGCCCGATGACCGGAGGCAAGGCGATCGCCGGGACCGGGACGATCACGGCGGAGGGCGAGGTCGGCCCGATCGGCGGTATCCAGCAGAAGATGGTCGGCGCCCGCAAGGCCGGGGCGACGGTCTTCCTCACCCCGGCCGACAACTGCGCCGAGGCGGCCAGGGCGACCCCCGACGGGCTGAAGCTGATCAAGGTGAAGACCCTCCACGACGCCGTACAGGCGATCGACGTGGTCCGCACCGGTTCCGGCACCGCGCCGGGCTGTTCGGCCGGCTGA
- a CDS encoding DUF2064 domain-containing protein, with the protein MTEARLVAVVVTSSMAGATPPGVDDAAFLAAVAEDTYELVAGLDFVTPVLVTSVPGMEEIVWPGTPVVEIPDLSGAALVRAAFAALPYGEQAVLLSGDAPDLPPLLIGKLFRALGRAQLAVCPAADGGAVAIASHLPCPDWAQVGFDDDDPVRALRAAAPAPRTVATGPGWHRLRTPGDIARLDPGLEGWDSTRALLSN; encoded by the coding sequence TTGACGGAAGCACGACTGGTAGCCGTCGTCGTCACGTCCTCGATGGCGGGAGCGACCCCACCGGGAGTCGACGACGCCGCGTTTCTGGCCGCCGTTGCCGAGGACACCTACGAACTCGTCGCCGGCCTCGACTTCGTCACCCCCGTTCTGGTGACGAGCGTGCCGGGAATGGAGGAGATCGTCTGGCCGGGAACCCCGGTCGTCGAGATCCCCGACCTGTCCGGAGCCGCCCTGGTCCGCGCCGCCTTCGCGGCGCTGCCGTACGGCGAGCAGGCGGTCCTGCTGAGCGGCGACGCGCCCGATCTGCCTCCTCTGCTCATCGGCAAGCTCTTCCGGGCTCTCGGCAGAGCGCAGTTGGCCGTCTGTCCGGCCGCCGACGGCGGTGCCGTGGCGATCGCCTCCCACCTGCCCTGTCCCGACTGGGCCCAGGTGGGTTTCGACGACGACGACCCGGTCCGGGCACTGCGCGCTGCGGCGCCCGCCCCCCGGACGGTCGCCACCGGCCCCGGCTGGCACCGCCTGCGCACGCCGGGCGACATCGCCAGGCTGGATCCCGGTCTCGAAGGCTGGGACAGCACACGGGCGCTGCTCTCGAACTGA